In the genome of Aspergillus flavus chromosome 8, complete sequence, one region contains:
- a CDS encoding nucleolar protein (involved in 40S ribosome biogenesis) produces MPPSQLKQLKASLRESGVLGPQQSKKQKRQNAKSGAAAQNRVQRNAALQSIRDRFNPFEIKAGGTRTKFDVTTRDGNSGTAASRARPGVTKSLGEEKRRQTLLREMEKRNKVGGILDRRFGEDDPTMTPEERAAERYARASQRKMRKESMFNLEGDDEEEEFQLTHKGQSLNDIDQDDFQEGDLGGLEDDASDTEAARKRKRVFFDDGEMDGPEDLEDGEEHPERKKSKHEVMKEVIAKSKLHKYERQKAKEDDDDLREELDKGLPDLFEMLRGVKPPPKPEPPKSDLASMNPDRAALMEGIAKGDTEKEYDQRLKQLTFDKRSKPTDRTKTEEEKAAEEAERLKALEEERVRRMRGEEVGESEEEDEEEEVEEEGSEMSEDESIPDDAKAFGLQQSSGQISTRPELSVEDEDDFIIDDDLVETRSDVSLSIGDSDEEVLSAEESEEEMEEDEEDELINGFTLPTDNTGEAPAAADAPEANEGLAYTYPCPKNHEEFLQVIQDVPMADLPVVVQRIRALHHHRLHPDNKKKLGQFSRILIQHVAYMAEQPEHPPFAILENIFRHVHSLAKSHPESVSQEFRARLREIAADRPLSLRPSDLVILTGIATTFPTSDHFHAVATPAHLCLSRYLGQGAVNTLADFATGAYAASLVLQYQLVSKRYMPELINYVLNALCNLAPEEPKSSLGLFPSRSPEESLRLKISKSLKSRKLQFWDITGPDSPKAQEELKLSLINTFISLLSTASDMWSDISAFLEIFDQAQKVLRFLNRSCKGKIPSVVQDTLQSTLDKLDGHTSKARLTRRPLLLHDHRPLAIKTAIPKFEDTFNPDKHYDPNRERAEANRLKAEYKRERKGAMRELRKDANFIAREKLREKKERDAEYEKKYKRLVAEVQNQEGREANAYERERRLRQGKR; encoded by the exons ATGCCGCCGTCGCAGTTGAAGCAGCTCAAGGCCTCTCTCCGTGAGAGTGGAGTTCTGGGGCCACAGCAAtcgaaaaagcaaaaacgCCAGAATGCGAAGAGTGGCGCAGCGGCGCAAAATCGGGTCCAGCGCAATGCCGCTTTGCAGTCAATTCGAGACCGGTTCAATCCGTTCGAAATCAAAGCGGGGGGCACACGAACAAAATTTGATGTGACAACTCGAGATGGAAATTCAGGCACAGCTGCTTCGCGTGCGCGACCTGGTGTTACCAAGTCactgggagaagaaaaa AGACGTCAAACGCTATTACGAgaaatggagaagagaaacaaggtCGGTGGTATATTAGATCGCCGATTCGGTGAAGATGATCCGACTATGACGCCTGAAGAGAGAGCCGCCGAACGTTATGCCAGAGCAAGTCAGCGCAAGATGCGGAAGGAATCAATGTTCAATCTGgaaggggatgatgaggaagaagagttcCAACTCACACACAAAGGCCAGTCTTTGAACGATATCGACCAAGACGATTTTCAAGAGGGTGACTTGGGCGGgctggaagatgatgccTCGGATACCGAAGCAGCCCGGAAAAGGAAACGAGTTTTCTTTGATGATGGCGAGATGGATGGGCCAGAGGATCTAGAAGACGGGGAAGAACATCCTGAACGAAAGAAATCTAAACACGAAGTTATGAAGGAGGTCATTGCCAAGTCGAAACTTCACAAGTATGAGCGGCAAAAAGCTAAggaggacgatgacgatcTCCGTGAAGAACTCGACAAAGGACTTCCTGATCTTTTCGAAATGCTAAGAGGAGTGAAGCCACCGCCAAAGCCAGAACCTCCGAAGAGTGATCTGGCATCTATGAACCCAGATCGCGCTGCTCTTATGGAGGGCATAGCTAAAGGAGATACCGAAAAGGAGTATGACCAGCGCCTAAAGCAACTAACGTTCGATAAGCGATCCAAGCCAACGGACCGCACAAagacagaggaggagaaggccgcGGAGGAAGCAGAGCGGCTGAAGGCTctagaagaagagcgagtTCGGAGAATGCGCGGCGAGGAAGTAGGCGagtcggaagaggaagacgaagaagaagaggtggaggaggaaggaagtGAGATGTCTGAAGACGAATCCATCCCAGATGACGCGAAGGCTTTTGGGTTGCAACAGTCTTCTGGTCAGATCAGTACCCGCCCTGAGCTTAGCgtcgaagacgaggatgattttATAAtcgatgatgatcttgtcgagACGAGATCAGATGTTAGCTTATCAATTGGTGAcagtgatgaggaggtaTTATCTGCAGAGGAGTCtgaagaggaaatggaagaggacgaagaagacgagcTTATCAACGGCTTTACTCTCCCTACCGATAACACCGGAGAAGCCCCTGCTGCAGCTGATGCACCAGAAGCTAATGAAGGGTTGGCTTATACATACCCTTGCCCGAAGAATCATGAAGAGTTCCTCCAGGTCATTCAAGATGTGCCCATGGCGGACCTTCCGGTGGTCGTTCAGAGAATCCGAGCTCTGCACCATCATCGTCTGCACCCGGACAATAAGAAGAAGCTTGGCCAATTTTCCCGCATCCTTATCCAGCATGTCGCCTACATGGCCGAACAGCCTGAGCATCCTCCTTTTGCCATTCTTGAGAACATCTTCCGTCACGTACACTCTCTAGCAAAGAGCCACCCCGAGAGCGTCTCTCAGGAGTTCAGGGCTCGTCTACGTGAAATCGCAGCAGACCGGCCACTTAGTCTCCGGCCCAGTGACCTAGTCATTCTAACCGGAATTGCCACTACCTTCCCAACCTCTGATCACTTCCACGCCGTCGCAACGCCGGCACACCTGTGCCTTTCGCGGTACCTAGGTCAGGGTGCCGTGAACACTCTCGCAGATTTCGCAACAGGTGCATATGCCGCAAGCCTGGTTCTCCAATACCAATTAGTTTCCAAGCGCTACATGCCCGAATTGATCAACTACGTCCTCAACGCCCTGTGTAACCTTGCCCCGGAGGAGCCAAAGAGCAGCCTCGGCCTCTTCCCGTCTCGTAGTCCGGAGGAATCTCTACGACTGAAGATCTCCAAGTCGCTGAAGTCGAGGAAACTTCAATTCTGGGACATTACTGGCCCGGACAGCCCGAAGGCCCAAGAAGAGCTCAAACTTTCCCTCATAAACACATTCATCTCTCTCCTCAGCACCGCCTCCGATATGTGGTCAGACATATCAGCCTTCCTTGAGATCTTCGATCAAGCTCAGAAAGTTCTCCGCTTCCTGAACCGATCCTGCAAGGGTAAGATTCCCTCCGTCGTTCAAGATACCCTGCAGTCGACCCTCGATAAACTCGATGGCCACACCTCGAAAGCCCGCCTTACTCGCCGCCCGCTTCTACTCCATGATCACCGCCCGCTGGCTATTAAAACCGCTATTCCCAAATTCGAGGATACTTTCAACCCGGACAAGCACTACGACCCCAACCGCGAGCGTGCGGAAGCCAACCGGCTCAAGGCCGAGTACAAGCGCGAGCGCAAGGGCGCCATGCGGGAACTACGCAAGGATGCCAACTTCATTGCGCGCGAGAAGCTGCGCGAAAAGAAGGAGCGCGATGCCGAGTACGAGAAGAAATACAAACGACTTGTGGCCGAAGTACAGAACCAGGAGGGCAGAGAGGCCAATGCTTacgagagggagaggaggttgCGCCAGGGCAAGCGGTAA
- a CDS encoding origin recognition complex, subunit 3 produces MDLDTETQGVAKDGSNTQGVYIYRPVTSAKAHGERPSKRRKVQPEIKEQKSESHPFVPLLDGEENESSVELRYNAYRLLWSTQETKIQEILDDVDSEVLENVLSFVRSTSHLTYDGCIPTALITVGSNVSSLGRLLSKLNDQLAASEEGGVVILESGDAPNLKATLKNIIRAAVTNTEGNNGYQNFLTDREGPRLLGYDLDLLGDYVKRKGIKKLVVAFRDSEAFDPNILTDLLSLLSSWLDRIPFTLLFGISTSVELFEGRLPRSSVALLRGRYFEIHGASNCVDRMYERLQADQNGRFWLGRNITGVLFEKSNDYFQTPEAFSRTVKYAYMTHFFANPLAMLLSEEISVNRQQGKVCEAIRNLPSFRRFCEHLLDDDSTEQVRSLLENDEFLFQQSLKYIEIGQQRMRSIFHVVKTVYLCLKSMDIRKKLTIPDLSIRALSGDLQDSTYMDDLLKGLKTLDSSKLKEVLAFMPQDLTDCPDFQEIKKDFEALVQTYQGTEPLRSEYDSHNSIVAATVVQQRVKLSKSKARLPQQNIEYTKVIDRVYALSEKYFVETLVRPQDLFLHEAFLLDMKNPLKEIFSPRPRFAIERALANPFDYLMSMSDRTEARISARQPATAILYQLYLESGALVNVYDLWQAFYAVFESEQGDACDERMTMTLFYRAVSELKALGMLKSSRKKVDHASKSAWIGL; encoded by the exons ATGGACTTGGATACGGAAACACAAGGTGTAGCCAAGGATGGCTCAAACACTCAG GGTGTGTACATCTATCGACCTGTAACTTCCGCGAAAGCTCACGGAGAGCGGCCTTCGAAGCGACGAAAGGTGCAACCCGAGATTAAGGAACAGAAAAGTGAATCGCACCCCTTTGTTCCCTTACTGGACGGCGAAGAAAACGAGTCATCGGTCGAATTGAGGTACAATGCCTACCGGCTATTGTGGTCAACTCAGGAAACCAAGATCCAG GAGATTCTAGATGACGTGGATTCCGAAGTTCTTGAGAACGTTTTATCCTTCGTCAGGTCGACCTCGCATCTGAC ATATGACGGCTGCATCCCCACAGCATTGATAACAGTCGGATCCAATGTTTCATCGCTTGGCAGACTGTTATCCAAGCTCAATGACCAGTTAGCTGCGTCAGAGGAAGGCGGAGTGGTCATACTGGAGTCTGGTGATGCGCCAAATCTGAAGGCAACGCTGAAGAATATTATCCGAGCTGCCGTCACAAACACGGAAGGTAACAATGGGTATCAGAATTTCCTGACGGACCGAGAG GGACCCAGACTTCTTGGGTATGATCTCGATTTACTTGGAGATTatgtgaaaaggaaagggatcAAAAAGCTGGTCGTAGCATTCCGTGACAGTGAAGCGTTTGATCCGAACATTCTAACTGATCTCCTGTCCCTCTTAAG TTCCTGGCTTGACCGGATACCATTTACCTTATTGTTTGGTATCTCAACATCTGTTGAACTCTTCGAAGGAAGGCTTCCTCGGTCAAGCGTAGCCCTTCTTAGAGGTAGATACTTTGAGATTCACGGAGCAAGTAATTGCGTTGATCGCATGTATGAGCGGTTACAAGCAGACCAAAACGGACGATTCTGGCTAGGACGCAATATTACAGGGGTTTTGTTTGAGAAATCGAATGACTATTTCCAAACACCGGAGGCCTTCAGTCGGACAGTTAAG TATGCGTATATGACACACTTCTTTGCCAATCCATTGGCAATGCTCCTATCAGAAGAGATTTCCGTCAATAGGCAACAGGGGAAGGTTTGCGAAGCAATTAGAAACCTCCCATCTTTCCGAAG ATTTTGCGAGCATCTACTTGATGACGATTCTACTGAACAAGTGCGCAGCCTGTTGGAAAACGACGAGTTTCTGTTTCAGCAAAGCTTAAAGTACATAGAAATCGGACAGCAACGGATGAGAAGTATATTCCATGTCGTCAAGACGGTCTATCTATGCCTTAAGAGCATGGATATAAGAAAAAAGCTTACGATACCGGATTTGTCGATTCGTGCACTATCCGGAGATTTGCAAGATTCAACTTACATGGATGACCTTCTTAAGGGCCTGAAAACGTTGGATTCCTCAAAGCTGAAGGAAGTCCTGGCGTTTATGCCTCAAGACCTGACTGACTGTCCGGATTTccaagaaataaagaaagactTCGAAGCTCTTGTGCAGACATACCAGGGTACGGAGCCGCTCCGGAGTGAGTATGACAGCCATAATTCCATTGTGGCGGCAACTGTGGTCCAACAGCGGGTGAAGCTCAGTAAGAGCAAAGCCAGATTACCCCAGCAAAATATTGAGTATACCAAGGTAATCGATCGCGTTTATGCTCTGTCAGAAAAGTATTTTGTGGAAACATTGGTGAGACCACAAGATTTGTTCTTGCATGAAGcctttcttcttgatatGAAAAATCCCTTGAAGGAGATCTTCTCCCCTAGGCCACGTTTCGCGATCGAACGTGCCTTAGCCAATCCTTTCGACTACCTAATGTCAATGTCGGATAGGACGGAGGCCAGGATTTCCGCGCGACAGCCAGCCACTGCTATCCTATATCAGCTGTATCTCGAGTCCGGGGCACTGGTGAACGTTTACGACCTTTGGCAAGCTTTTTATGCGGTGTTTGAGAGTGAACAAGGTGACGCTTGCGATGAACGGATGACTATGACATTGTTCTATCGGGCGGTATCAGAACTCAAGGCGCTTGGTATGCTTAAAAGCAGTCGGAAGAAGGTGGATCACGCTTCCAAATCAGCATGGATTGGACTATGA
- a CDS encoding putative triacylglycerol lipase has translation MARYITFAQFFLLFCLAAAQEVVVDLEYARYRGKALSNGLVQWLGIRYAAPPTGPLRFSAPQNPSVVAGIQNAFEHGPTCIPTSEYPIPEDTSEDCLFLDVYSPYRAGNHSKLLPVFVWIQGGGFNQNSNPNYNGTGLIQASGMGIVVVTFNYRVGPYGFLSGREILQDGSVNNGLKDQIKVLEWVQKHIHKFGGNPKHVVVGGASAGGASITLLLSAYGGRDDGLFHAAAAESQSFATMLSLKQSQFAYNNLVIRTGCASDADTLECLRGLDAEILQRGNINTPLPHAQQAPLYLYGPVVDGDLVSDYTYRLFHQGRFIKVPVIFGDDTNEGTIFVPKNVSNVGEADTFIQNQFPTIKLEQFAAINAWYLHENQTRQFPDAGPYWRPASNAYGEMRYICPGIDLSSIYARAGINSWNYHYAVQDPDLKESGLGVDHTVEINAIWGPNYVTGEPPSSYFTTNAPIIPVMQGYWTSFIKTFDPNPHRYPGSPQWSTWGNEGYQRIFIRTNETRMEEVPVDQRERCEYLISIGPELQQ, from the exons ATGGCACGATACATTACATTTGCCCAATTCTTCCTATTGTTCTGCTTAGCGGCTGCTCAAGAAGTGGTGGTAGACCTTGAGTACGCTCGGTATAGGGGCAAAGCGCTCTCGAACGGTTTAGTACAATGGCTGGGAATTCGATATGCCGCTCCTCCTACAGGACCATTACGCTTCTCTGCCCCACAGAATCCAAGCGTGGTAGCTGGAATCCAGAATGCATTTGAG CACGGCCCTACGTGTATTCCCACTAGCGAATATCCGATTCCCGAAGATACATCGGAGGACTGCCTGTTTCTAGATGTGTATTCCCCTTATAGAGCTGGTAACCATTCAAAGTTGCTGCCGGTATTCGTTTGGATCCAGGGCGGGGGCTTCAATCAGAATTCGAATCCGAATTATAATGGTACCGGCTTGATACAAGCGTCTGGTATGGGAATCGTTGTGGTTACTTTCAATTATCGTGTTGGCCCGTATGGATTTCTCTCAGGGAGAGAGATTCTACAAGACGGAAGTGTGAACAACGGCCTAAAGGACCAAATCAAAGTCTTAGAGTGGGTTCAGAAACATATACACAAG TTTGGCGGCAACCCCAAACATGTGGTTGTAGGTGGTGCTAGCGCAGGAGGCGCCTCCATcacccttcttctctcaGCTTATGGTGGAAGGGACGATGGTCTCTTTcacgctgctgctgcggagTCGCAAAGCTTTGCTACCATGCTTAGTTTAAAACAAAGTCAATTTGCATACAACAACCTAGTCATCCGCACTGGCTGTGCAAGTGATGCCGACACGCTGGAATGCTTGCGTGGTCTGGACGCGGAGATCCTTCAGCGTGGAAACATCAACACACCCTTGCCTCATGCACAACAGGCGCCCCTATATCTATACGGACCAGTGGTTGACGGTGATCTTGTTTCCGATTATACGTACCGTCTGTTCCACCAGGGCCGTTTTATCAAGGTTCCTGTGATATTCGGGGACGACACGAATGAAGGCACCATATTTGTTCCCAAGAATGTTTCCAACGTTGGGGAAGCAGATACGTTCATCCAGAATCAATTCCCAACCATTAAATTGGAGCAATTTGCTGCAATCAACGCCTGGTACCTCCATGAGAACCAGACGCGCCAATTTCCCGACGCTGGGCCTTATTGGAGACCTGCAAGCAATGCATATGGTGAGATGCGGTATATCTGCCCCGGTATTGACCTGTCGTCTATCTACGCCAGGGCCGGGATCAACAGTTGGAACTATCACTACGCCGTACAAGACCCAGACTTGAAAGAATCTGGCCTCGGTGTAGATCATACAGTGGAAATCAACGCTATTTGGGGCCCAAATTATGTCACAGGAGAACCGCCCTCATCTTACTTCACTACCAATGCGCCAATTATACCCGTTATGCAAGGTTACTGGACAAGCTTCATCAAGACATTTGATCCAAATCCTCATCGTTACCCTGGGAGTCCACAATGGTCTACTTGGGGTAATGAAGGGTATCAGcgcatcttcatcagaaCAAACGAAACCAGGATGGAGGAAGTACCGGTGGATCAGAGGGAACGATGTGAATATTTGATCAGCATCGGACCAGAGCTTCAGCAGTAA
- a CDS encoding uncharacterized protein (domain of unknown function-domain containing protein), with protein MAPHQNPAPDVGDEEEDDYMSMVIEEPQQKETFTQKKRRQQREAEARAKVPSKAERAAQEAERRDAALATSTLNPSNKGFQMMAKLGFKPGQALGKSQGERVSNQKSDSKIGGRAEPLNLVFKEDRGGIGLDTEKKRKFREEAEEAVKKVKQEEGDYRDRVRIERETRRTEAQFHAAQKVAERLDAEAETGDGKTVQTKRGKTPTEHEEEESEDTTSGSNNPQPKVKVKPTSQVNILYRGLVREREEKERSIQARHLLQTSLPSSFFPNPRLPGYDDDPTLEREDKVALDNKPDISTILEQELDEEDPELDEFNALEPSERLARIVQYLRETHHYCFWCKFRYETGEMEGCPGVTEEDHD; from the exons ATGGCCCCTCATCAGAACCCCGCACCTGATGTAGgggacgaagaggaggatgattaCATGTCTATGGTGATTGAGGAGCCGCAGCAGAAAGAAACGTTTACCCAGAAAAAACGCCGACAACAGAGAGAG GCCGAAGCTCGAGCTAAAGTCCCATCCAAAGCAGAACGTGCAGCCCAGGAAGCCGAACGTCGTGATGCCGCCTTAGCCACCAGCACGCTTAACCCCTCCAACAAGGGATTCCAAATGATGGCCAAATTGGGGTTCAAGCCAGGACAAGCATTAGGTAAATCCCAAGGTGAGAGAGTATCAAATCAAAAATCCGATAGCAAAATCGGCGGCCGAGCAGAGCCACTCAATTTGGTGTTCAAGGAGGACCGGGGTGGTATTGGTCTGGACACTGAAAAAAAACGCAAGTTCCGGGAAGAGGCTGAAGAGGCAGTGAAGAAAGTAAAGCAGGAAGAGGGTGATTACCGTGATCGCGTCCGCATTGAGCGGGAGACGCGACGTACAGAAGCTCAATTTCACGCTGCGCAGAAGGTTGCCGAACGACTGGATGCGGAGGCAGAGACAGGAGATGGGAAGACCGTCCAAACGAAGCGTGGAAAGACCCCGACtgaacatgaagaagaggaatctGAAGATACGACCAGTGGATCAAATAACCCGCAGCCGAAGGTCAAGGTCAAACCGACCTCGCAAGTCAACATCCTATATCGCGGGCTCGTCCGTGAGCGGGAGGAGAAAGAACGTTCCATCCAGGCTCGGCATCTATTGCAAACGTCCCTGCCATCGTCATTCTTCCCCAACCCGCGGTTACCAGGGTATGACGACGACCCGACGCTGGAACGGGAGGATAAAGTGGCGCTCGACAACAAACCTGACATCTCAACTATCCTTGAGCAGGAGCTTGACGAAGAAGACCCAGAACTGGACGAGTTTAATGCACTCGAGCCGAGCGAGCGACTGGCCCGGATAGTGCAGTATCTGCGCGAGACACACCATTACTGCTTTTGGTGTAAATTTCGCTATGAGACCGGAGAAATGGAGGGATGTCCAGGTGTGACCGAGGAGGATCATGATTAA